The genomic stretch gctgcggactacctagcgggtttaccggggctccggctcgaaaagcaggagtaggaacggggtggtttttagtcagtaagagtctgacactccctctcgcctcgcccaaggcgagaaaagtcattggatgattttcccccctcaaaaaaaaataaaaaaaaaaagttttaaagatttaagcttacaaagggacatagggacagaggaagcgactttgttttatactatgtagtgataacacCTTATCCTCGTTGAGACGGTTTAAAAACGTTTCTTTGTAAATGTTTTCAGATCCCCGAAGACGGTCCGTTGTGTGAACTATGTAATGTACGTTTCATATCTTCGGAGGCGCATAAACGACATCTCAGCGTGTCAGCCAGACATAACACGGGTGAGTACGCATTTACCAACACTAGTCTTGTCCTGGGTGTCGTGTGAGACCCGCCTTACGGCCGGAATTAGTAACGTATCTCAATCCAAAAAATGTGGGTGTATATTGGATCGATTTTTGATTAGTAATATAGTCATAGAACTATGGACTAGTGTGTTTGTTTGGACGTtttaatctccagaactactggtccgaattgaataattatttttgtgttgcatagtgcatttatcgaggagaGCTATACGCTTCGTGCAATGTAGCCCAGCAGCCTATGATTTTTTCCAGACCGCAATCTACTCATGTTCCAGATTTCATCCTTTCAGACGTTTTGACgtcattgagtaacaaacaatacacaaactttcacatttataataatagtaagtgGAACGTgtagcaactttttgtgtgatctacaaattgttgtttcgggtctgggtgtcatgtgtatgtgaacttgtatgtttgtaaacgcacacacgacacaggagaaaatcctagtgtggggcaacgatttaggtaattaagaattaaataactttttttaattccaGGTACAGACAAAGATGCAAGAGAATCAAATAAACCGAAGAAGGGTCGGAAATCGAAAGAGATGAAAGAGAACGAGAGGAGATCGCGGGAAAAGGACAAAGATAGTGATGAAAAGAGACGCATGTATCCCAGTCAGATGCGGAAGGCTGAGGGGCCTATACCTTGTGAACAGGTACGTTGAATTAGCTTTTTTCATCAGAGTTTTGAAATGGAAGATGTGTAACATTTGATGATGGAATGTATAAAGAACAAAGCGGAAAGGGACCTTTAAGCTAGAGAATTCAATTTAAACTTATGGGACGTCGGCCTAATCCAAAATATTTTGACACATCCTACAGCTAAAAGGaccatacaaataatttgtgtCTTAATGCAGAAATCTGGGCTGTAATTCTATTtagctttttatattaataatattatagtacatatgtataatttaacATAACGATTATATGTATACGATGTTGTGTAACTAGTATAACGTACAATGGTGTTGACGTATCCGTGTGGATAAAAGCCCccttataaataaagaataaaaaaaatcagagatgtgctatgctacgttgctgtggatgcgtttggcttccaccaatcatattcattggtacacatagcttagcaatggtggaaacggacttagctaagctatgttttttatatgaaaagactagcgacccgccccagcttcgcatgggtgcaatggtgatatattatgcatgtattgtacatatgaatcttcctcttgaatcactctacctattacaaaaaaccgcatcaaaatccgttgcgtaattttaaagatttaagcatacagacaaacaaacagacaaaaatagcgttttatactatgtagtgatgtgtgctatggatggcttcctactatcgatacatcgcatactcgagctgcgcatcttcctcacacagctacatagcttagtatcagtggaaacggtcacatagtttcacagcttagctattacatcttcgtagcatagctacatagcacatctctggtggaaaaacactaaATACTGGGTAgtattctctaacagtcaaccattcTTCATGTTTACAGTGTGGCTTACAACTAGAAGATTCGAGAGCCTACCACGGCCACTTCAGACGAATGCACCCGGACAAGAATCGAACCAACTACCCGTCTATGAAGTCGCCGTGCATGTGCGAAGTTTGCGGGAGAATGTTCCAAGTAAGTATACATTCAGGTATTCAAGTAGTCagtcagccctctagtgaagctatttgcttgtccTTAAATGTAGATTCCATAGTGTAGACCCAATTATCTCCTTTCTCAATCTGCAGTTCCCTAACGATACTctaattccttacccccaaaacgccggcaacaaacttgtaacgcctctggtgtttcaagtgtccatgggcggcggcgattgcttaccaccaaggTGATCACTCAActtatttaccggcttataccataaaaaaagctatttgcttgttccaaagtgcagattcctatagagaagaacgagtaagttTTTTAATTGGGAGCTTGACAGAAAAGCATGACTTTTGGGTCAGCAAATGGTCTGATCAACCATTTTGTAGGTAACGGAGCGACCTTACCCACAGCGCCATTGACTGTAGAGCCTTTAGTAATGCATGACGCCCTTAACTCACGCGGTAGTGAGCCGATTCCAATAGTGCCAGTGTAATTTGACACTCAATCAGTTTCATTGTGTAACATATTCAATTCtcacaaatcaaatcaaatattctttattgtgGACCATAGGTTGTTGTACATAATACAGATGGTGTTAATAACATTTTAGGACCAGCTATGTCCTACCCTTATAGGGCGTACAATACAAAGTAGGTATCTGTAAGAAATGATTAacttgaaatgtttttgtgcaAGAAATGCGCCTTACTAGGACGTCTAGCTTGTTCTGATTGCGTGTTTCTCGTTCtcaattttcttttcattccATTACAGAGCTACGCCCTCCTAAAAGACCACACATGGGTGCACACGGGCGAGCGGCCATTTAAATGCGATTCCTGCGGCAAGTCGTTCCGCATGAAACAACGCCTGGTGGCGCACCGCCGCGTCCATAGCCAACAACGCGCGAGTTACGTCTGCGCGCTCTGCGGGAAGCACTTCTCCACGCATAGTAATAGGCAGCGGCACATGTTTGTACGTATATACTCAGTTGCTTGCTGAATAACTCGCTCTTttactcacacacacatacagtatgttaactaacagagggcgttcctgttaacccgcaatagtatagcatccatacatgcaaaaaaatattaccattcaaaaacaaaacaattttattttttttaatattaaaatattcaccaaaaattttcgtagttgaaggaaggcaacgttgcaatttactgcttatttttctatgctgatatttttattttaatctgttaatgatatagattaatgAGTTTAGAGGAACCTCtatgttagttaacatactgtatatattTGTAAGTATACACTAGCTCACAGATAAACAGAATTACAAAGTTACTCGTTCATTCAGATGCTCcttcatttattcattcactCACTTACTCACACACTCACTCATTCATTtattcactcactcactcactcacttatTCACTCATACAAtcattcattcactcactcaTTCTCCCACACATTAAATCATTCATTAATCCAATCACTCTCACTTAACCCGCATactcatacatatatttttattataataactatcgtgggacatcccaaattaactgaaaaagtttttttttggttatcCAACATGCATCGAatagcaaaaaatataataatatttattatgaatttatcaCGATTTTAATTCCAGATACACACGGGCCTGAAGCCGTTCAAATGTGAGATGTGTGGCAAAGGCTTCAAGCACGCCAGTGAGAAACGTGCGCACATCACGTACGTACATCTAAAGAAGCCGTGGCCGAAACGGGCCAGGGGCAAGAGAAGACCGGATACTAGAcaggtaaatattataaataatactatctACTCACTGCTTGGCTCCTAAAGGTACCCATCGTACGTATCGATCGAcgacatgcgatgcgtacgaagcgtgcgatgcgtaccgatgacgtcatacggaatgcttGCAATGCGTACGACTCGTACGAttcgtaccgatgacgtcatacggaatgcttacgatgcgtacgacgcgtgcgatgcgtaccgatgacgtcatacggaatgcgtacgatgcgtgcgaagCGAAgtagtgtttagtcagtaagagtctgacactctctctcgttttgtctaagacgggagaagtcattgaatgatttctcCAAAAAAAACATGGTATTTAATAATCTTCAACTATCCCCACATAAAACACTACGTCCATTCAACGCTCTGTTTGTCTTGAAACACGGACAAATGAATAGACAATCAGGgtatttttccaccagagatgtgctatgttacgttgctgtggatgcgtttggtttccaccaatcatattcattggtacacgtagcttaacactagtggaaacagactcagctaactatgtttttaagttgttattgaactgagacatactaaattaattattatgttatcggcttactcacgtattgttttgacgaggaactcgattagtttcaagccatgctagaggctcatataaggattaattgaaataaatgcttagattttgactttaaattttatgttttttcgcTTTCCAGGGCCAGTTACCTCAAGCAGGCCAAGATATGGACCTCCAAACCCCCATGTGGCCTCCGTGTGACCCCAAGATGAATGAAATGGGACCCCTAATAGACGATAAGccagtttattataatttaaagatTTGATTCTGTCTTTTAAGGTTCaaattttttatacaatcattgccacacactaggatttgctcctgtgtcgtaggcaaatacaaagaggagatgtcataactggatttccctttaacataatgcgtgacactttacggggagcgcgggacgttacaaaccacgcccctctctatgtcccatctagcggtcccatactacaaacacgttgccaattgtccacattttaatgtaccactttctgagcgcttataacctatctacacctgtttacttataatatcattggacagggccgtgtttgtgtcacagtgcacaatcacattatggcatctcctctttgtacttgctttatggttcatatacacatcacactcagacccggaacaacaatttgtggatatatcgctcacctagtaatatattgacacatctgcaaaaaatgcgaaattgactttatatggtttacgtgtttaaaagtgcatattaatctatttatttccatattcatcgagagaggtcgtaagtgtcattataccattattgtagtttccccctcacgcacgtaaaacaacggttcattggtcagtaaactaaaaactaaacaagtcaggtaaactatgaaaaccgtaaatgtaccaatatattactaggtgtgcgatataaCCATATACtcattccctattacatgggattcataacataaatggtgaaaagtgggagtcacattgtatatgtgaaCTTCTGTCTACTCCTTTGGGGGTTAAAAGGCATGATCTTATGTGAAAAATCCTATAAATCTCGCTGATTACGCGGCCTTATCACAAATAgtatttaatagtaattataatagATCTGTTGTacatataataagtaaataataaattagtgtaATATTATACTGCCTCGCTGGACGAGATAACTAAAATGTAACTGTAAGGGTGTCGACCGATATCGATCGATGAGTGTGatagaaactatcgatcgatggcttctatcggctatcgatcgattaGTCTAGAAGAAACTGTCGATTGACGTCGACCGCTCCATTCTATCATCGATCGATGGCATCTATCGGCTATAGATCTATTTGTGTGGTAGCTTTAATAGATCGACGGATACCGGTCGACTAACCAACCAACCAACCTTGTCTGACAATGGCATTGGTCTAGTAGAAACTATTGATGGATATCGACAAATCCATtttaccatcgatcgatggcatcTGTCGGCTATGGATTGATTGGTgtggtaaaaactaaaaagacaGATAAAAAGCGTGATTAGTTTTTATATGTTTAGAAAGCTAGGAATCATTTCTAAGAAATAgtacaataattacataaatattttttttgtactaaTTATGGTAACTACTAGTACgtagttagtatttatttaattattatcgagccttataatttttgcaatgCAAATACATTATTGAAGATTTCGACTATCGAATTTTGTTTCGATAAATTTTAGTCGCTAGTttagaaaaacttaaaaaaatggctgcttttatattaatctatacttaattttataaaactgagtttgtgtgtttgttttaacgcgatattctccggaactactggttcgatttgaatagaatgtttttgtgttggatagtccatgtATCGAAgcaggctataggctataaaacattaagaGAAGCGGATAGAAGTGCGCGGGAGTAActaatatacagtatggagatcactcatatgacttaaatgaaactacaagtattactagtccacagaagcataatacaactaaatatttcaacgaaaaccgaaaatatataatgaaattaatcaagtattaaattctgtgtgaacagctccatgttccttgaccacagaagagctgtaatgttgtaggttgtctaggaatgttacggacatgcggcgcggctgttataatgccgtatttgtaaagagtgttcaaatggcttacctactgggcctatttcgctcatttttcgtatatcgtcagccaagatgataacaaatatgtggtttaaattaagtcataagaggtttctccatacggtattatatatgtataattaggttttgtaaataaatcaattgtaTGTAAGGATCATAGCGAGTgacgctctgtagtttctgtatactgTAAAGCCGGACAAAGCCGTGagtttttgtatgtatatataatagTGATATGAATAGATGAAGCATATTTAGATGATATTTTACTACGCAagctaataatttatttaataaacttatttaatcagtattttttggttttattttttatccttgTTACATGcgaagtatacctacttttgtatACCTACTGGGAAGAGGTAACGTGGgtagacctcccactaggtggatccggagctgcggactacctagcgggtttaccggggctccgattcgaaaagcaggagaaggaacggggtggtttttagtcagtaagagtctgacactccctctcgcctcgcccaaggcgggagaagtcattggacgattttcctccctcaaaaaaaaaagctgtgaaactatgtgactgtttaccttgatactaagctatgtagctgcgcgaggaagatgcgcagctcgagtatgcgatgtatcgatagtagccatccatagcacacatccatagcacacatccattgcacacatccatagcacgcatccatagcacgtatctttccatataaaaacatagcttagttgaacccgtttccaccagtgttaagctatgtgtatcaatgaatatgattggtggaagccaaacgtatccacagcaacgtagcatagcacatctctggtggaaaagctttTTATCCTACTAGAAAGCGGACGAAGCCGCCGGCAGAAACTACTATATGTAAAATCGTATATCCATATACAATCAGCTATATTTAgctacttaattataaaaataagcgCGAAGAATTAATTATCCAATTTTTAATTGACTTCAAAGAAGCGTGTAACTTTTTAACGcggaattttaatttaacacttaGGTACCTTAAATGcttatcgatatttttaaataatgcttTGCTATGTATCAAATTAAAGGGAGATTAAGTGTGATAATCGAAATCTTGCATTTTGAGAACGAATTTCGAAGCGGATAGTGTTGATTTTCGCGTTAAAACATGGCACTTTTGATTTTACTCGgtaagtaaatgataaatgatatttatttctgtaaataggttataaaataacacttttacacgtcaatatttcaaatagctagatgaggccggcatttcctatccgactactctgagaagaaatgccgaaacaaactcagaggtcatagtattattttatcctTTTTATGGAAtcttagcttctgccagcggcttcccccgcgttcctgtgggataaaaagtagactatgtgttattctagaccataatctacccctgttccaaattatatttcgatcccttcagccgttttgtcgCGAAAGagtaactaacaaacaaactttcgtatttataatattagtaggatattgCCGTAGCCTTGTGATTATAGCGGAGTATACATGTGCTACTGTTAACCCTACTCTTTCCGCGGGTATCTAAAGGCCGAGGTGGATTAAACCTAGAGTGCACCCTAGGCAAACGCTTCATAGATGCCCCTAATATATTTTTGGCGCTACCGTCACTATATGGACAGTTGAACACGTGCGTCTCGTGGCGCCTGTAACCTAGCGCCGTAGGCATTTGGCTAGTTTGCCTTAAGGATAATACAGCTCTGACTAAGGGTCTActaatttttaagtgtgggagagccatgcttcgacacgaataagctggctcgaccggagtgatactacggcttcacagaaaaccgacgtgaaacaacgcttgcgttgtgtaagtgaggttaccggaggcccaattaccccccttcctaatcttcccaatctccgattccctaacaacccttaaattcctaacccccaaaaggccggcaacgcacttgtaacgcggcgattgcttaccatcaagtgatccgtctgctcgtttatataATAATAGCCTATAAAAagggttttaattcaaattacctATTTCCAGGTACATTGGTTTTCGCGTTAAACTGCAATGCTGTACTCGGTGAAAATCTTAACTGGCTGAATAGATACTTCGACAGCAGTCCAAGTGCTTATTCTGACGAAGATCGAGAACCGGAGCACTCAATTCTAAGAGCTGATGAACCAACCGATTCTTCAGATAACAATGACATTAAAACGTTATTCTCTAATCCGAAACATGGAgaggtaaataattaattaaaaatagaattaatggaaataaaaaacgaatatcgaggtaagcgtccacagacccgcatcacacgcatcgcacgcattccgtatgacgtcatgagtacgcatcgcatgtaggattgctgatgatgcggtccgtacgatgcggatcagtcgacgcagttgtatgagtttctatacaagacaaactaaaatccgttgcgtgcgatgcgtgcgatgcgggcctgtggacgcgtacctttaggtTGCTTTTCTACCAAAGTTGTGCTATGTTGACAAATTAGGCGATATTCGCACGCACTCGACGCAAGCGACCACAATGAAAACGACCGATGGATAACGAGTTTGCCACAGGATGCTTTTTTAGGGAAAGTGTACTTGTGTACACTGTAATCTTTACCGATGCTAGCTAGCTACtcttttttatacataactagcgacccgccccagctttgcatgggtgcaacgctgatatattatgcatgtattacctatacataattataaacttgCCTCTTGAATCTCTCTGTCTAttgaaaaaaccgcatcaaaatccgttgcgtagttttaaagatttaagcatacaaagggacatagggacagagaaagcgactttgttatATGTTTAGTGCATCGAGCATAGtaccaaaaaaattaagtaactaTATTTCGTTCTGTCACCTCTGCCtatctttaattatttacattttcaggAGAGAGATGCTGAAGAATTTCTCAGTGAAATGCTAAGAGTACTACAACAATACTTCGCGAGGAAGTTGCCACAAGATAAACTTATGAACAAGTCTGCGTTTGGTGAGAAACAAAAAGACAAACAGAACATCGCATGGTCTTACTACGATGATGTAGGAAAATAAATACTGTATTGGacaatgtatttgtttttttttgtggaacaagccggtaatcgagcggacggatcacctgatggtaagcaatcgccaccgcccatggacacttgaaacaccagaggcgttacaagtgcgttgccggccttttgggggttaggaatgtaagggttgttggggaatcggggattgggacgattgggaaggggggaattgggcctccggtaacctccccACCATTGcacatttcaatattaaaatcctATCACGCTTATATTAATTTGTGCTTTCATATATAgctaatttaaattcaaaagtaATAAGATATAAGCGACATGCCGTCACGCACGggtataattagaacttatgacggcgagctacccttgctacgcatgtttattgaatattaCGGAATATCGGAATCGTCACCAAATTCAATACGCATGGTAGTGTATCCGTCATAAGGCTAATTATAGTGATAAGATTTGTTACGACTataattgttttctatttaattaccactaaagaaataaaatggttAGTACTTAGTACATTTATTACTGGAATATCATTtcactactagcgccatctgtTAGATGAATCCTCAAAAAGCTCGGCCTCTGTTAGCTTTTCGGTTAGTCCtgtgtattctttttttatgttttgaaactcgtgagacataattaatgagtaatattaattttatgacttacTCACTTAATTAACAGTTTATAAACGGTTACTGCGTTACAGGATTTTAGGGGGTCTATAAAATGAAAGGTTGTTGGGCAatagaatcggggattggggcaCCGTTGTACTACTGGCCTACAAATGACGGTTTACCATAATCACCACATTTGGCAGACAGGTTGgagataaaagaaataaaataaaacacaagaaattacgaaacaatatttatttttatttagaaaacaataaaatctaacATTCACATCGTTTCAACTATAAATGCTCACAGCAACAAACTTTAGCCTTATGTTTGATAtctaggtacatacatataaatatataataataattataacataacaaaagaaaaaaactaaagtttACATAATACAGTGCAACTTAACAtaacagaatttaaaaatacgtcaacgttacgccttttatcccaaaggggtaggcagaggtgcacattacggcacgtaatgccactatacaatgtacacccacttttcaccatttgtgttataagtcccattgtGAAAAGTCACACTATATTATACAGAAAAACTGTAATTGGGTATTTTACAAATTCAATAGCAATCTTGAAATgtcttttttgtttgatttttgagTAATAATGAGTTTATCTAACACTTTTTTGCATCAAATAGTGTAGGTAACTCACATTTAAATTTTTCGCTAAAAACGTCTAATTAGTGGACGTAagcgtgattatttttttttaatattttattgtatggaCTATGAAAAATACCCAATTAAATGAATGACAGTcctacttaaataattttataattatacataattatatcgaaTAGCAATCTCTAAAAATAGCAGCTTTGAAAAATAACCTttgcaaaaatacaataaactgtacctttagtacgagtttactttattttttttttttttttttttttattttttatggaacacgccggtaatctagcagacgtattacgtgatggtaagcaatcgccgccgcccatggacacttgaaacaccagatgcattacaagtgcgttgcatactttttgggagttaggaatttatgttcgggaatcggggattgggaagattaggaagggaagtaattgggcctccggtaacctcactcacacaacgaaacacaacgcaagcgttgtttcacgtcggttttctgtaggccgtggtatcactccggtcgagccggcccattcgtgccgaagcatggctctcccacactcatatgtttaatttttgttttcaatttatgtttaaagtaatcgaaacgaaagcgcgttcggcactgattggccggttcgaataaaccaaccaatcaccgaacgcgctctcgtttcgatttttaACAGTTCACTGCGGATCTCCCATAATCGGCCCTTTTTTGCCTTCCAACTAGTGCGGACGCGAAATGTGATAACTTTCCGCCGAGGCGGGACTTGACGGGACATTATAGTATTGGCAGGCTCAAAAGGCCCGCCACGCACTGTCTGAAATGCTTATGGCAGGCTTGTTTGgacaccaccacagatggggcccagtagggctgatgccagatccggagctgcggactacctagcggggttaccAGAATCCGGCTAGAaatgcaggagaaggaacgggatggtttttagttagtgagagtctgacactccctctcgcctcgcccaaggcgggagaagtcattggacgatttcccccctcaaaaaaaaggcttgTTTGGACCGCCACCGCACCAGGTgaaagtaatacattttattaccgCAGTGAAggtgttaaacgtaaagcaaactcataacTAAGGGTAAGGCTATATTTGGCAATAACTTTGGTAAAAATAGCGCTTTACTAATTACTTCTAACCATGCATAATTGACAATCTGATACGTTAAATTactttgttgattattttttctaattaaaaaggAATTAGGAAACAATTGATTGACTCAATCAACGGAACggacattttttttactaaataattagATAGATAAATGCTttaattgaatgaaaaaatgCTAAAAATTACTCTTAAAAGTACAAAAAAtgcttaattaaacaaaacaaaattaggaataataaataaaaaaaatgtttataatcaaAAGACTTGATTTCTAAATTGtatattctaattataataataaatacaaaacattggttgtttttaatgatattttaatgacGGTATTCGCGACACTAGAAGCACTAGTATAGCTTTTTAAAGGGAATGtatacagtacctttagtatgaattttctttacgtttaaagtaatcgaaacgagagcgcattcggcgctctgattggccggctagaataaaccaaccaattaggagccttagtctgctattacaattgagTCAGAATGGACGACCATTAGGCAGTgcaagagagacggagctatacaacctacatagctccgtccctctcgcattgctcaatgatcgaccattctgacacaattgtaatagtagactaaggccccaggtctcgtttcaattactttaaacgtaaaacaaacttatactaagggtacaaaacAGGCTATTTCTATATAAAAGGCTGGATCG from Spodoptera frugiperda isolate SF20-4 chromosome 19, AGI-APGP_CSIRO_Sfru_2.0, whole genome shotgun sequence encodes the following:
- the LOC118280829 gene encoding uncharacterized protein LOC118280829 is translated as MALLILLGTLVFALNCNAVLGENLNWLNRYFDSSPSAYSDEDREPEHSILRADEPTDSSDNNDIKTLFSNPKHGEERDAEEFLSEMLRVLQQYFARKLPQDKLMNKSAFGEKQKDKQNIAWSYYDDVGK